The Besnoitia besnoiti strain Bb-Ger1 chromosome IV, whole genome shotgun sequence genome contains a region encoding:
- a CDS encoding hypothetical protein (encoded by transcript BESB_054770), translating to MRARSARSTWLVDQSSAFCDDSRLVFEQQAGLAPGRLNEEAPAPDGMAREHSGERGTEEGSGGCTRPACPASFSPSAASSSSPSASASSADWRRLMPARRREGEEMNEYAREALRMLGSPSVSPAWPLPASAETAWELLDAEAGGDSPVERLASPLSSNEGERTVLSCVTRVPQPVRWLGGEGDRVPTSGDPSLSRSSAPLASHVSAAAGESSPHAPGPVNSTAARATLARAPWAVAGGFPVAASPSTSAWTAASSAGTDCVALSPLQCMAATSHRRQPERSRDDLEPFSAFSASAVRLSSASSRILPPFWPLFSPSPQRTSSAVQASRTRARPDRGTAQESAESPGSPESPESPFPSPRPWGAPAWPLRHASASSPSSSLSPSLQSAPSPAGPSRPPSPPAQPSLQASPSERSTSSSLSAPFHAFSAPVSVGRLQTRPLSGSRRSVSFASPLEAEGGRPGLLVPWGRGRDVRGRSANSSPVSQEERPAFITPSVRGVFAAPSPPPTPLSPRASGASDLSLAPERPGEGRRRQVQIEDDSSDDSGGDLLDDAHYGLRLLIAVNYPRWINLSRLVRGTFGYPGTPSTTCSSRSGATSRGDLWGDRNDRAADPGDGGSPAQAGGSAPAREGGARPQRPRELQSGGGERAGPPRQGADADDGGEVRRLRMQELVSAALSFYCPPQRDGDVDVCAESDTVHRFVSHSPPSSGSMATGGTSSPCAGFSPLPSLGRDGEGGSRQGEGGRESRDASPENASSPMERRPSGPLRPAPAHPLAVCASGANAAAAVPGARAPGGARLRSDRSLECGVGSGAASSGGSSDDSRHRRLDRAIGRDSSQGRAAGGDEGQRSAMASGGRGETARRALSGPPPAFPPPAPTSASPRPSSARETAPEARARSAAIHAETGETGEGGSGEAEEADGMEERRLRGEAGGETPEGACGFAEAAADTGGFDRRQPGDGDAFSFSPFPPGFYEASVDQGKQNTCRETWGEEEEGAAVSRSAPSEPLLSLWSANSFAGGYVPPHQVYGDMRAQPFWAFAPAAPDGLPAVYVPHESLSRTPFYVLPLPAPSPLASGPPSSLPRVGPTPFESQLPASSPRSSRRFAAYAARPSYTYAYTVTSAPVPAYSPSPWNAAAATAPSHSSSLSPPYACPHYAARSAFYPTPYCASAYGAPLECTDQTSTASLPASSQSYPLPSYSAFASPVASPTSAGLRDASVYALPPAPGATRDFEGGPSSSSPLLSASSPLPSSAEARETLMSMASAPSEAAAAVRFNGAGFSANLSVSSSFSPFSSSSAASLLPPFWARGISVPSSPPASEGRDVSGASSITLFHVGRERFFSDEREDEFSAPGEAEVRDGGSCPPLAVDRTVSAPAAAQTPQRLCVREASAPSSLETAADQTDSAAGDGRGDGGGRRRTWTLSAPFFFSPMLHSRHLSAVFFAEGEADSEAAAAGKVTRAKLAGEADDAREAGLPQSPLTACGREVDRQEVEVAEAHEEGDDGQERALGFEADAAARQRFTACSVTRVEVHKPEHAARGSRPASPPGAERPWVVGASLATDDYACNLASFAAGPDGGPHRSAEEEAETKRGKGKREPRGHAAEEASSREMEGLQECFSTRVSPDASSRAVASCFAASYPSLGPAAAAMRFAGDSASPSVAASISAPMRLSRTQMEQSPANVGSAPFHSTSEGQWRGEGGWQEGPAPGCEAQEGAWAVPSGATLEPKAFRAGAGETEERCGGQGAGLECFARRERYGPALLETGGTRGTSPAEEQRGGENKEKAESGSQSPLGVEGDGERHGGVQDGRGSPTRRNGAPRDAELRSPHRRRTGEAEALERGGPARADAANREGSEEAKEEETRKAQRDAGEEGGQRQTEGRFPSDRGGSRGEQAPRVAPAQNDARPPQRPQGDERRGGGGPRGEREERRLVAIEVGGGGIVARSAQELDRRVSDLLRAAGVAGPTAGNAAFFRRRAQNGGGGRERVNGSSSSRPSAASSVSSTSSSSAPPVFAPVCADRDSQPRALQPPPAALSASRTGAALREEGRLSGGNAWSPRSSAFRALRLADRPGGPNLGSAGASRPDGCREGADRQRESHDEETRSEAELRSGGDTRGAGSERLPSSLSLGDGCLSARSPGSRASIASTSRLLFVGPNLNFQDDAESDGVVFPVQGRTPSGRDSHAVPHRPPHSPPPEAFHAVRYLSSSPSLSSAASISLGRSLSRRRALAVLGGRGAEEPQRLSGSLLRRGDVPVAAALRRRLAPLEGTSPERDGDRFFFGAGSSESEREAPEARDRAGASSASSHSSGDDDEGEPTLMISLAADAHPFPARRRLQRRRTASSSSRSSSPLSRRASSRGARTSAFARGPPSSAPFARLSGGRFLRGGTGAEGSSRRERDASRPFDELSSILASLVDGGGAGGGGGELERAARRRLDVERLREEILSSLASPLSSQMLPVYGAQRATARGGRLRPRLRGDVADSGDEEDEEDEEDEDDASSVVFGERFEGGNPVRQRLRRLSLRRRFLPSVPRPSSLFPLGSAGAGDRLAFASASVFPQAPHDASLRRRPALGRRSYAEVAAGLPPPPVSAVHTAASRFRRQWEEEVGEPEDEDLRGRSRWSGRRHTLILSDAVSPPLQAHDGDRGEGEDAGRPLARGEEGELRPTFSTSSQAACEIHACLRALFATLAPPPGSSQRLSRPRRSGSRREASDPSSDETARHDGRRARLASDPSREHRGLSGRLRFAGEEGSGARFSDSQTSALSSSSCPSSSSSSEEDEEVSREFAGEAQRRYAEAKEDERILEALKSYTQKLMFRWRRLLALKRDQATEKVLVEESEKAEDGELRRDCTSWDVREAKTRWQRQEDRYAREETKLTEKSLDLLQFWGCVASCAESRGSI from the exons ATGAGGGCCCGCAGCGCCAGATCGACATGGCTCGTCGATCAGAGTTCTGCGTTCTGCGATGACTCCCGTTTGGTGTTCGAACAGCAAGCTGGGCTGGCGCCAGGGAGGCTGAATGAGGAG GCGCCCGCACCAGACGGCATGGCTCGCGAACACagtggcgagcgcggcactgaggaaggcagcggcggctgcacaCGCCCTGCCTGTCCTGCTTCGTTTTCGCCgtccgctgcttcctcctcctctccctccgcgtccgcgtcctccgcagacTGGAGGCGTTTGatgccggcgcgccgcagagaaggagaggagatGAACGAgtacgcgcgcgaggctctgcgcATGCTGGGGTCTCCGTCCGTGTCTCCCGCGTGgcctctccctgcctcgGCAGAGACTGCGTGGGAGCTTTTGGatgcggaggccggcggggACAGCCCAGTTGAGAgactcgcctctcctctctcttcgaaCGAAGGAGAGCGCACAGTCCTCTCTTGCGTTACGCGCGTGCCCCAGCCGGTTCGCTGGCTAGGCGGCGAGGGTGACCGCGTGCCGACGTCCGGAGACCCGAGTCTCTCCCGGTCTTCTGCTCCCTTGGCTTCGcatgtctccgccgccgctggggaGTCCTCGCCGCATGCCCCGGGGCCTGTAAActccacggcggcgcgcgcgactcttgcgcgcgcgccttgggcggtcgcgggggGATTTCCTGTGGCTGCGTCTCCCTCAACAAGCGCGTGGactgcggcctcgtcggctgGCACAGACTGTGTGGCcctgtcgcctctgcagtgTATGGCTGCGACTTCGCATAGGCGCCAGCCAGAGCGGTCGCGCGACGACCTAGAGCCattttctgcgttttctgcttCCGCGGTCCGCCTGTCGAGCGCCTCCAGTCGAATTCTGCCTCCCTTCtggcctctcttctcgccttcgccgcagcgcacgTCCTCTGCCGTGCAGGCCTCTCGCACGCGTGCCCGCCCCGACCGCGGCACGGCTCAGGAGTCTGCCGAGTCTCCCGGATCTCCTGAGTCGCCCGAGTctccttttccttctccaCGGCCGTGGggtgcgcctgcgtggcctCTCCGACAtgcgtccgcgtcctcgccgtcgtcttccctttcgccttcgctccaGTCAgctccgtcgcccgcgggaCCTTCgcgccccccctctccccccgcgcagccgtcgctgcaggcgtcgccctccgagcgctcgacttcttcctcgctctctgcgccgttccacgcgttctccgcgcccgtGTCTGtcgggcgcctgcagacgcggccgctcagcggctcgcgaaggagcgtctccttcgcgtcgcccctcgaggcggagggaggcagaCCCGGTTTGCTGGTGCCGTGGGGCCGGGGACGCGacgtccgcggccgcagcgcgaaTTCGTCGCCAGTCTCGCAAGAGGAGAGACCGGCATTCATCACGCCGTCAGTGCGCGGTGTCTTTGCAGCGCCGTCCCCTCCGCCGACGCCCCTATCGCCCAGagcgtcgggcgcgtcggACCTGTCTCTGGCCCCGGAGCGGCCgggggaggggcgccgccgccaggtgCAAATCGAAgacgacagcagcgacgactCAGGCGGCGACCTGCTCGACGATGCGCACTatggcctccgcctcctcatcGCGGTTAACTACCCTCGCTGGATCAATCTGAGCCGCCTGGTGCGCGGGACGTTTGGGTACCCCGGCACGCCCTCGACGACGTGTTCCTCGCGCTCCGGCGCGacgagccgcggagacctctGGGGCGACAGGAACGACCGCGCAGCGGACCCGGGGGACGGGGGCAGtccggcgcaggccggcgggagcgcgccggcgcgcgagggcggggcgcggccgcagcgcccgagAGAGCTCcagagcggaggaggcgagcgagcaggCCCCCCCCGCCAAGGAgccgacgcggacgacggaggcgaagtgcggagactgcgcatgcaggagctcgtgtccgcggcgctctcgttCTATtgcccgccgcagagagacggcgacgtgGACGTTTGCGCGGAAAGTGATACAGTGCACCGCTTTGTATCCCACTCGCCCCCTTCCTCTGGCTCAATGGCGACCGGAGGCACCAgttcgccctgcgcgggtttctcgcctctgccgtccctcgggcgagacggcgagggcggaagTCGAcaaggcgagggaggccgcgagagccgcgacgcctcccCCGAGAACGCGTCGTCCCCCATGGAAAGGCGTCCCTCCGGCCCACTGCGGCCAGCACCCGCGCATCCTCTTGCCGTCTGTGCGAgcggcgcgaacgccgcagcggcggtcCCCGGAGCGCGCGccccaggaggcgcgcgccttcgctcggACCGAAGTCTCGAGTGTGGGGTCGGGAGCGGAGCAGCATCGTCTGGGGGATCGAGCGACGACTCGAGGCACAGGCGACTGGATCGCGCAATAGGGCGAGACAGCTCTCAGGGGAGAGCCGCagggggcgacgagggacagcgaagcgcgatggccagcggcgggcgaggcgagactGCGAGGCGTGCTCTTTCCGGACCTCCGCCGGCTTTTCCGCCCCCTGCGCCGACCTCCGCTTCTCCACgcccttcgtctgcgcgagagacggcgccggaggcccgcgcgcgctccgcggcgatCCACGCTGAGACGGGGGAgaccggcgaaggcgggagcggagaggcggaggaggcagacggcaTGGAGGAACGACGTTTGaggggagaggcaggcggagagacgccagAAGGAGCGTGCGGtttcgcagaggcggcagctgaCACGGGGGGGTTCGATAGACGGCAGccgggagacggcgacgcattCTCGTTTTCGCCGTTTCCTCCGGGCTTTTACGAAGCTTCAGTGGACCAAGGAAAACAGAACACTTGCCGCGAGACTtggggcgaagaggaggaaggggcTGCCGTCTCCCGTTCTGCTCCGAGCGagccgctcctctctctctggtcGGCGAACTCGTTCGCAGGAGGATATGTCCCTCCGCACCAGGTCTATGGCGACATGCGTGCGCAGCCTTTCTgggccttcgcgccggcggcgcccgatGGGTTGCCTGCCGTCTACGTTCCCCACGAGTCTTTGTCGCGAACGCCGTTCTATGTCCTTCCCCTGCCTGctccgtctccgctcgcctcaGGCCCcccgtcttcgctgcctcgtgTCGGTCCTACTCCGTTCGAGTCTCAGCTcccggcgtcttctccgcgctcttCTCGTCGCTTCGCAGCTTACGCTGCGCGCCCGTCCTATACCTACGCTTATACGGTCACGTCCGCGCCAGTGCCTGCGTACTCTCCGTCTCCTTGGAatgcagcggctgcgactGCGCCGAGCCACTCCTCTTCACTGTCTCCTCCGTATGCGTGTCCCCACTACGCGGCGCGTTCTGCTTTTTACCCTACGCCATACTGTGCTTCCGCGTACGGGGCCCCTCTTGAGTGCACTGATCAAACTTCAActgcgtctctccctgcctctTCGCAGTCGTATCCTCTTCCTTCCTATTCAGCTTTCGCTTCCCCTGTCGCCTCCCCGACGTCCGCtggcctgcgcgacgcctccgTCTATGCCCTCCCtcctgcgccaggcgcgacACGCGACTTCGAAGGCgggccttcttcgtcgtctccgttgctgtctgcgtcgagtccgctgccgtcctccgctgaggcgcgggagacgctgATGTCCatggcgtcggcgccctccgaagccgcggccgcagtccGTTTCAACGGTGCGGGTTTTTCAGCGAACCTCTCCGTGTCCTCCTCATTTTCTCCattctcctcgtcttccgccgcgtctctgttGCCTCCGTTTTGGGCCCGTGGCATTTCGGtgccctcgtctccgccggcctcaGAGGGCCGCGACGTGTCGGGCGCATCTTCGATTACGCTGTTCCACGTGGGCCGTGAACGCTTCTTCTccgacgagcgcgaagacgagTTCTCTGCGCCGGGAGAGGCCGAAGTGCGAGACGGTGGGAGCTGCCCGCCTCTTGCCGTCGACCGCACTGtttccgcgcccgcagcagcgcagaccCCGCAGAgactctgcgtgcgcgaagCCTCGGCGCCAAGCTCCCTCGAGACGGCGGCAGACCAGACTGACagcgctgcgggcgacgggcgGGGCGACGGGGGCGGAAGACGGAGGACGTGGACTCTTTCGGcgccctttttcttctctcccatGTTGCACTCCCGGCACCTTTCTGCGGTCTTTTtcgccgaaggcgaggccgacagcgaggccgcggcggcaggcaaAGTGACGCGCGCCAAGTTGGCtggcgaggcggacgacgcccGCGAAGCAGGCCTGCCTCAAAGCCCCCTGACCGCGTGCGGCCGCGAAGTTGACAGGCAGGAGGTGGaggtcgcagaggcgcatgaggagggcgacgacggacaGGAGCGGGCGCTCGGATtcgaagcagacgcagccgcgcgtcaGAGATTCACAGCTTGTTCAGTCACGCGTGTGGAGGTGCATAAGCCCGAACATGCCGCCAGAGGTTCGCGACCGGCGTCCCCTCCTGGGGCAGAAAGGCCCTGGGTCGTCGGCGCTTCCTTGGCGACGGATGACTACGCGTGTAACCTCGCCTCGTTTGCGGCAGGGCCGGACGGGGGACCGCAtcgcagcgcagaggaagaggcagaaacgaAGCGCGGGAAAGGGAAGAGAGAGCCACGCGGGCAcgcggctgaggaggcgtCGAGCAGAGAAATGGAAGGCCTGCAAGAGTGCTTCTCGACGCGTGTGTCCCCGGACGCGTCCTCCCGCGCTGTGGCCTCgtgcttcgcggcctcgtATCCGTCTCTggggcccgccgccgctgcgatgCGTTTCGCTGGTGACTCTGCGAGTCCCTCGGTAGCGGCATCGATTTCCGCTCCCATGCGTCTCTCGCGAACACAGATGGAGCAGTCTCCAGCCAACGTAGGCTCCGCGCCGTTCCACAGCACTTCAGAGGGGCAGtggcgcggcgagggaggctgGCAAGAAGGCCCCGCACCAGGGTGCGAGGCCCAGGAAGGGGCCTGGGCCGTCCCTTCAGGCGCGACCTTGGAGCCCAAGGCGTTCCGCGCCGGggcgggagagacagaggaacgctgcggcgggcaGGGCGCCGGGCTCGAGTGTTTTGCGAGGAGAGAACGTTATGGGCCGGCTTTGTTGGAGACAGGGGGGACTCGGGGCACCTCACCGGCAGAAGAACAAAGAGGCGGCGAAAACAAAGAGAAAGCGGAAAGTGGGAGTCAGTCGCCACTGGGTGTTGAGGGGGACGGAGAGAGGCATGGAGGAGTCCAAGACGGTAGGGGAAGCCCGACTCGAAGGAACGGTGCGcctcgcgacgcagagctccGCAGCCCGCACCGCAGACgcacaggcgaggcggaggcgctcgagagaggaggcccCGCGAGGGCCGATGCAGCGAACCGAGAGGGGAGTGAGGAGGCCAAAGAGGAAGAGACGAGGAAAGCCCAGCGAGacgcgggagaagaaggcgggcAGCGCCAGACAGAAGGACGGTTTCCGAGCGACAGGGGAGGGAGCCGAGGCgaacaggcgccgcgcgtggcgccggccCAGAACGACGCAAGGCCGCCTCAGAGACCGCAGGGGGACGAGAGACGTGGAGGGGGGGGCcccagaggagagagagaagagaggcgcctGGTCGCCATCGAAGTGGGAGGGGGTGGAATCGTCGCTCGGAGTGCGCAAGAGCTAGACCGGCGCGTCAGCGACCTGCTGCGAGCTGCCGGGGTGGCTGGCCCCACCGCAGGCAACGCTGCGTTTTTCAGGAGACGGGCTCAAAACGGAGGAGGGGGCAGAGAAAGAGTCAACGGCTCGTCGTCATCGCGGCCCTCGGCAGCCTCTTCTGTGTCAAGCACTTCTTcatcctccgcgcctcccgtGTTCGCTCCCGTCTGCGCAGACCGCGACAgccagccgcgggcgctgcagccgccgcccgcagcactttctgcgtcgcgcacAGGCGCAGCTCTGCGAGAGGAGGGGCGGCTCAGCGGAGGAAACGCCTGGTCGCCCCGCTCTTCGGCGTTCcgtgcgctgcggctcgctgaCAGGCCTGGGGGCCCGAACCTGGGCAGCGCGGGTGCAAGTCGCCCAGacggctgcagagagggcgcggaccggcagcgcgagagccATGACGAGGAGACCaggagcgaggcagagctccgcagcggcggagacaccaGGGGAGCCGGAAGCGAGCGCCTGCCGTCCTCGCTCAGTCTGGGCGATGGGTGCTTGAGCGCGCGTTCTCCTGGGTCGCGGGCGTCGATCGCCTCGACCTCGCGTTTGCTGTTCGTAGGGCCGAACCTGAACTTCCAAGATGACGCCGAGTCCgacggcgtcgtcttcccgGTTCAGGGCCGCACGCCGAGCGGCCGCGACAGCCACGCGGTACCGCACCGCCCCCCGCACTCTCCGCCACCGGAGGCCTTCCACGCCGTGCGGtatctctcctcgtcgccttcgctgtcttccgcggcctccatCTCCCTCGGGCGGAGTCTCTCGCGACGCCGGGCCCTAGCGGTTCTCGGGGGTCGCGGAGcagaagagccgcagcgcctctccggCTCTCTactgcggcgaggagacgtgCCTGTGGCggccgctctgcgtcggcgcctcgcgcctctcgagggGACGTCGCCGgagcgcgacggagacagattttttttcggcgcgggaagcagcgagagcgagagggaggcgcccgaggcgcgcgaccgcgccggcgcatcgtctgcctcgtcacACAGctccggcgacgacgacgaaggcgagccgACGCTTATGATTTCGCTGGCCGCCGATGCCCACCCGttccctgcgcgccgcaggctaCAGCGACGAAGAACTGCCTCGAGTTCCTCccgctcctcgtcgcccctctCGCGCCGTGCGAGCAGTCGTGGCGCCCGCACGTCCGCGTTTGCCCGCGGGCCGCCCTCGTCCGCGCCGTTTGCTCGTCTGAGCGGCGGAAGATTCCTCAGAGGCGGGACGGGAGCGGAGGGCTCGTCGCGGCGTGAGCGGGACGCATCGCGACCTTTTGATGAGCTGTCTTCGATTCTCGCTTCTTTGGTCGacggggggggagcgggagggggagggggggagctggagcgcgcggcgcgcaggcgacttGACGTGGAGAGGCTGCGAGAGGAGATCCTCagctcgctggcgtcgccgctgtcttcGCAGATGCTGCCGGTGTACGGGGCACAGAGGGCGACAGCTCGCGGGGGGCGTTtgcgtccgcggctgcgaggcgacgtgGCGGACagtggagacgaagaggacgaagaggacgaagaggacgaggacgacgcttCGTCTGTCGTTTTCGGCGAGAGATTCGAAGGCGGCAACCccgtgcggcagcggctcaggcgcctctccctgcggAGGCGGTTTCTGCCCTCGGTTCCGaggccttcttcgctcttccCGCTCGGCAGTGCGGGGGCGGGAGACAGGCtggccttcgcgtccgcgtctgtcTTCCCACAGGCGCCGCACGACGCGAGCCTGAGGCGACGGCCGGCGCTCGGGAGGCGCTCGTACGCGGAAGTGGCGGcaggcctgccgccgccgccagtctCGGCTGTCCATACAGCCGCGAGCAGGTTCAGACGCCAATGGGAAGAAGAGGTTGGCGAgccagaagacgaggaccttcgcggccgcagcaggtggagcggcaggcggcaCACCCTCATCTTGAGCGACGCGGTATCTCCGCCGTTACAGGCACACGATGGAGACCGcggggagggagaagacgccggcaggccgctcgcgcgaggggaggaaggcgagctgAGGCCGACGTTTTCAACctcctcgcaggccgcctgCGAGATCCATGCCTGTCTCCGTGCGCTCTTTGCTACGCTGGCGCCCCCGCCCGGCTCCTCGCAGAGACtgagcaggccgcggcgaagcgggtCGAGACGCGAGGCGTCAGATCCAAGCAGCGACGAGACGGCGCGTCAcgacgggcgacgcgcgcggctcgcctctgaTCCTTCGCGTGAGCACCGGGGGCTTTCTGGTCGTCTTCGCTTTGCAGGGGAGGAGGGAAGTGGCGCGCGTTTTTCGGATTCGCAGACAAGCGCGTTGTCTTCATCTTCGTgtccgtcctcctcctcctcgagcgaagaagacgaagaggtgAGTCGCGAGTTTGCAGGggaagcgcagcggcggtATGCCGAAGCCAAAGAAGACGAACGCATCCTGGAGGCCCTGAAAAGCTACACACAGAAACTCATGTTTCGTTGGCGacgcctgctggcgctgaAGCGCGACCAAGCGACAGAAAAGGTCCTcgtcgaggagagcgagaaggcggaagacggagagCTGAGGAGAGATTGCACATCATGGGATgtgcgagaggcgaagacgcggtgGCAAAGACAGGAAGACAGATACGCAAGGGAAGAAACCAAGCTGACGGAGAAGAGCCTAGATCTGCTACAGTTCTGGGGGTGCGTGGCCAGCTGCGCAGAGTCACGAGGATCCATCTGA